One Natrinema marinum genomic window carries:
- a CDS encoding DUF7504 family protein — translation MDPITPAAIDPPANVLLVHPKRTEPDACERLCHGEDGTARLTVTFADEEPDCPDADAIDGKHGQLTIGNVLTADESIPEFDQPVVTDSVTDPTDLSAVGVAVSRFCKHWSETDEDITVCFDSLDALLRHTSPKEVFQFTHVLTNRLSSVDAYAHFHFDPTRHEDRVVSTFGTIFDAVVADDDTDESLPEATDEEVATLLAEWDNEPSYDLEPDASTEATDEDIAQILGK, via the coding sequence ATGGACCCGATTACGCCAGCCGCGATCGACCCACCAGCGAACGTCCTGCTCGTCCACCCGAAACGGACGGAGCCGGACGCCTGTGAACGACTGTGCCACGGCGAGGACGGCACGGCGCGGCTCACGGTCACGTTCGCGGACGAGGAGCCCGACTGTCCGGACGCGGACGCAATCGACGGCAAACACGGACAGCTCACGATCGGGAACGTACTGACCGCCGACGAGTCGATCCCGGAGTTCGACCAGCCGGTCGTCACCGACTCGGTGACCGATCCGACCGACCTCTCGGCGGTCGGCGTCGCAGTCAGTCGCTTTTGCAAACACTGGTCCGAGACCGACGAAGACATAACGGTCTGTTTCGACTCGCTCGACGCCCTACTCCGGCACACCTCGCCCAAGGAGGTCTTCCAATTCACGCACGTCCTCACCAACCGCCTCTCGAGCGTCGACGCTTACGCCCACTTCCACTTCGATCCGACGCGCCACGAGGACCGCGTCGTCTCGACGTTCGGCACGATCTTCGACGCGGTCGTCGCCGACGACGACACCGACGAGTCGCTGCCGGAAGCGACCGACGAGGAGGTCGCGACCCTGCTGGCAGAGTGGGACAACGAACCGAGCTACGATCTCGAGCCCGACGCCAGCACCGAAGCGACCGACGAGGACATCGCACAGATTCTCGGGAAGTAA
- a CDS encoding DEAD/DEAH box helicase → MSKQVPQVETIFCHQTGDDYLVVVERDGQRLFRAKLGLSETSAGPRPAKFRLKDGSSEEPRQPDEFVELARRAERIRISEQTSPEARRELTEMLSGYQLEDKAKAVRTCRYCASAGRYSPVTTETAVKDDEDWICRDCARQELERQLSFAGGGEVTGAAKDRLEDLMMEVQDLERIVNLLKGRLDPDLTKFDTISATTDEVDPVRTDSLNLHPGLQGLLEDRFETLLPVQSLAVENGLFDSADRSSADHASGRSPRADGEDQLVVSATATGKTLIGEMAGINRVLNGKGKMLFLVPLVALANQKHEDFEEEYGHLVDVSIRVGASRIADNGNQFDPNADVIVGTYEGIDHALRTGKDMGDIGTVVIDEVHTLKEDERGHRLDGLISRLKYTCEQRAKRRDDYGGAQWISLSATVGNPEQLAAALESTLIEFEERPVPIERHVTFADGQEKVRVENKLVKREFDTESSKGYRGQTIIFTNSRRRCHEISRKLDYSAAPYHAGLDYGRRKEVERKFGDQELSAVVTTAALAAGVDFPASQVVFDSLAMGIEWLSVQEFHQMLGRAGRPDYHDEGKVYVLVEPDCTYHNSMEMTEDEVAFTLLKGEMESVMTHYDEDAAVEETLANVTVGGKAAKALNDRMLGEVPTKHAVGKLLEYDFIDGFEPTPLGRVVTEHFLAPGEAFTLVDGIRKDAHPYELVADLELRDEEL, encoded by the coding sequence GTGTCGAAGCAGGTCCCGCAGGTCGAAACGATCTTTTGTCACCAGACGGGCGACGACTACCTCGTCGTCGTCGAACGTGACGGACAGCGGCTCTTCCGGGCGAAACTCGGCCTCTCCGAAACGTCGGCCGGTCCCCGCCCCGCGAAGTTTCGCCTCAAAGACGGCTCGAGCGAGGAACCCCGCCAGCCCGACGAGTTCGTCGAACTCGCCCGCCGAGCCGAGCGCATCCGCATCTCCGAGCAGACCTCGCCGGAAGCTCGCCGAGAGCTGACGGAGATGCTGTCGGGCTATCAGCTCGAGGACAAAGCCAAGGCCGTGCGGACCTGCCGGTACTGCGCTTCCGCGGGCCGCTATTCGCCGGTGACGACCGAGACCGCGGTCAAAGACGACGAGGACTGGATCTGCCGCGACTGCGCGCGCCAGGAACTCGAGCGCCAACTCTCCTTTGCCGGCGGCGGCGAGGTGACCGGCGCTGCGAAGGATCGACTCGAGGACCTCATGATGGAGGTCCAAGACCTCGAACGGATCGTCAACCTGCTCAAGGGCCGACTCGATCCCGATCTGACGAAGTTCGATACCATTTCGGCGACGACCGACGAGGTCGATCCCGTCCGGACGGACTCGTTGAACCTCCATCCGGGGCTCCAGGGGCTGCTCGAGGACCGGTTCGAGACCCTGTTGCCGGTCCAGAGCCTCGCGGTCGAGAACGGGCTCTTCGATAGCGCGGACCGGAGTTCCGCGGACCACGCGAGCGGGCGAAGCCCGCGAGCAGACGGCGAGGACCAGCTGGTCGTCTCGGCGACGGCGACCGGGAAGACGCTCATCGGCGAGATGGCCGGCATCAACCGCGTGCTAAACGGCAAGGGGAAGATGCTCTTTCTCGTCCCCCTCGTCGCGCTCGCGAACCAGAAACACGAGGACTTCGAAGAGGAGTATGGCCACCTCGTCGACGTCTCCATCCGCGTCGGCGCGAGCCGAATCGCCGACAACGGTAACCAGTTCGATCCCAACGCCGACGTCATCGTCGGCACCTACGAGGGGATCGACCACGCCCTGCGGACGGGCAAGGACATGGGCGACATCGGAACGGTCGTCATCGACGAGGTCCACACCTTGAAGGAGGACGAACGGGGCCACCGGCTCGACGGCCTCATCTCGCGGCTGAAATACACCTGCGAGCAGCGGGCGAAACGCCGCGACGACTACGGCGGCGCGCAGTGGATCTCCCTCTCGGCGACCGTCGGCAACCCCGAGCAGTTGGCGGCGGCGCTCGAGTCGACGCTGATCGAGTTCGAGGAGCGGCCGGTACCGATCGAGCGCCACGTCACCTTCGCGGACGGCCAAGAGAAGGTCCGGGTCGAGAACAAACTCGTCAAACGCGAGTTCGACACCGAGTCCTCGAAGGGGTATCGCGGCCAGACGATCATCTTTACCAACTCCCGGCGGCGCTGTCACGAGATCAGCCGGAAGCTCGATTACTCCGCCGCGCCGTACCACGCCGGCTTGGACTACGGACGCCGGAAGGAAGTCGAGCGCAAGTTCGGCGACCAAGAGCTATCGGCGGTCGTGACGACCGCCGCGCTGGCCGCGGGAGTCGACTTCCCCGCCTCGCAGGTCGTCTTCGACTCGCTGGCGATGGGCATCGAGTGGCTCTCGGTCCAGGAGTTCCACCAGATGCTCGGCCGCGCGGGCCGACCCGACTACCACGACGAGGGGAAGGTGTACGTCCTCGTCGAACCCGACTGCACCTACCACAACTCGATGGAGATGACCGAAGACGAGGTCGCTTTCACACTCCTCAAAGGAGAGATGGAGTCGGTGATGACCCACTACGACGAGGACGCGGCCGTCGAGGAAACGCTCGCCAACGTCACTGTCGGCGGGAAAGCCGCGAAGGCGCTCAACGACCGGATGCTCGGCGAGGTCCCGACGAAACACGCCGTCGGCAAGCTGCTCGAGTACGACTTCATCGACGGCTTCGAGCCCACGCCGCTCGGTCGCGTCGTCACCGAGCACTTCCTGGCACCCGGCGAGGCGTTCACGCTCGTCGACGGCATCCGAAAGGACGCCCACCCCTACGAACTCGTCGCCGACCTCGAGCTCCGCGACGAAGAGCTGTAA
- a CDS encoding methyl-accepting chemotaxis protein gives MIPNPWEGIPGVRRSYALRFVSALVVVFLVVGLFGANIYAQTGFELQSDVKSQLVGDATKDANRLDIWFQSTERYLGSLPRSVAFRNDDRVAITDSLHRMNDRTAFEGAYYVDAKTGAVHANAGATAVIEDGGLRPTLRDRLAAAMDDDSQVVFSETFRTDDGRPAMLAVSRVPGQADRVVVGLVDLESLSQYMIGSDETNDVIVVDGSGTVVLAEDRSLLLEDDALDPSAVSSDNGTTSLPADGDGATDTVVGYAALETEGWTLTTRVPAAQAYSLQSDISTQILAMLAVVFGSFLLLGATVGRNTAGSLQDLAERASAIEDGDLDDPLESARSDELGDLYRSIDRMRRSLRERIEETEAARAEAEQARSESERFSRQLERTADAYGETMRACADGDLTRRLEPDAESEAMVTVATEFNAMMDDIEATVAATRAFADAVDEAAQSTADGVVAVRSASEQVTTSVQGIADGAERQSTHLAAIGDEIDDLSTTTQQIAGTSSQVATLAERTATTSADAREAARRAIAGMNAIEDEAADAVTEVDRLEAEIEAIDDLLAFIGDVTKETNMLALNASIEAARSSSEDAQFSAVAEEVKSLAADTQKAATDIEERLERVSAQTEQVAAVVRETDARIASHRNAVETTVDALEEISAFAEETNDGVQEISAATQQQAGATQEVVTMTDDVTAISEETSAEAETVAAAAEEQTSSLVEVSHTATSLSERARALSETLSTFEVSAESTDSDEIDPTAATERQLPAADDYVVDSDGPDEPALDADPRSDATDDASFREFDWPNAE, from the coding sequence ATGATTCCGAATCCGTGGGAGGGTATTCCGGGCGTTCGACGCAGCTACGCGCTTCGGTTCGTCTCCGCACTCGTCGTCGTGTTCCTGGTGGTGGGGCTGTTCGGTGCGAATATCTACGCGCAGACGGGATTCGAACTCCAGTCCGACGTGAAGTCACAGCTCGTCGGCGACGCGACGAAGGACGCGAACCGACTCGACATCTGGTTTCAGTCGACCGAACGCTATCTCGGCTCGTTGCCTCGCTCGGTCGCGTTCCGCAACGACGATCGGGTGGCGATCACCGACTCGTTACACCGCATGAACGACCGGACCGCGTTCGAGGGTGCGTATTACGTCGACGCCAAGACGGGGGCCGTCCACGCCAACGCGGGCGCGACCGCGGTCATCGAGGACGGGGGGCTGCGCCCGACGCTGCGCGACCGGCTCGCGGCCGCGATGGACGACGACTCGCAGGTCGTCTTCTCCGAGACGTTCCGGACCGACGACGGGCGACCCGCGATGCTCGCCGTCAGCCGTGTTCCCGGCCAGGCCGACCGCGTCGTCGTCGGCCTCGTCGACCTCGAGTCGCTGTCCCAGTACATGATCGGTTCCGACGAGACCAACGACGTGATCGTCGTCGATGGAAGCGGGACCGTCGTTCTCGCGGAGGACCGATCCCTGTTGCTCGAAGATGACGCCCTCGATCCGTCGGCCGTCTCGAGCGACAACGGGACGACCTCGCTTCCGGCAGACGGGGACGGGGCGACCGACACCGTCGTCGGCTACGCGGCGCTCGAAACCGAGGGCTGGACGCTGACGACCCGCGTCCCCGCCGCACAGGCCTACTCGCTGCAGTCGGACATCTCGACGCAGATCCTGGCGATGCTCGCCGTCGTCTTCGGCAGCTTCCTCCTGCTGGGCGCGACCGTCGGTCGGAACACCGCCGGTTCGCTGCAGGACCTCGCGGAACGGGCGTCGGCGATCGAGGACGGCGATCTGGACGACCCCCTCGAGTCGGCGCGATCCGACGAACTGGGCGACCTCTACCGGTCGATCGACCGGATGCGTCGCTCGCTGCGCGAGCGTATCGAGGAGACGGAGGCGGCGCGGGCCGAGGCCGAGCAGGCACGGTCCGAGTCCGAGCGTTTCTCCCGGCAGTTAGAGCGGACGGCCGACGCCTACGGCGAGACGATGCGCGCCTGCGCCGACGGCGACCTCACCCGGCGGCTCGAGCCCGACGCCGAGAGCGAGGCGATGGTGACGGTCGCGACCGAGTTCAACGCGATGATGGACGATATCGAGGCGACGGTGGCCGCGACGCGGGCGTTCGCCGATGCGGTCGACGAGGCCGCCCAATCGACGGCCGACGGCGTCGTCGCGGTCCGGTCGGCCTCCGAACAGGTGACCACGTCCGTCCAGGGAATCGCCGACGGAGCCGAGCGCCAGAGCACCCACCTCGCGGCGATCGGCGACGAGATCGACGACCTCTCGACGACGACCCAACAGATCGCCGGCACTTCCTCGCAGGTCGCGACCTTAGCGGAGCGGACCGCGACGACCAGCGCGGACGCCCGGGAGGCCGCGCGGCGCGCGATCGCCGGCATGAACGCCATCGAGGACGAGGCGGCCGACGCCGTCACGGAAGTCGACCGACTCGAGGCCGAGATCGAGGCGATCGACGACCTCCTCGCGTTCATCGGCGACGTGACCAAGGAGACGAACATGCTCGCGTTGAACGCGAGCATCGAGGCCGCGCGCTCGAGTTCCGAAGACGCGCAGTTCAGCGCGGTCGCCGAGGAGGTCAAGTCCCTCGCCGCCGACACCCAGAAGGCCGCGACCGATATCGAGGAGCGCCTCGAGCGGGTCAGCGCTCAGACCGAGCAGGTCGCGGCCGTGGTCCGGGAAACCGACGCGCGGATCGCGAGCCACCGCAACGCGGTCGAGACGACGGTCGACGCGCTCGAGGAGATCTCGGCGTTCGCCGAGGAGACCAACGACGGTGTCCAGGAGATCTCGGCGGCGACCCAGCAACAGGCCGGTGCGACTCAGGAGGTCGTGACGATGACCGACGACGTGACGGCGATCAGTGAGGAGACCAGCGCCGAGGCGGAGACGGTCGCGGCGGCCGCCGAAGAACAGACTTCGTCGCTCGTCGAGGTCTCACACACCGCCACGTCGCTGTCGGAGCGCGCGCGAGCGCTCTCCGAGACGCTCTCTACCTTCGAGGTGTCTGCGGAGTCGACGGACTCCGACGAGATCGATCCGACGGCGGCCACCGAGCGACAACTCCCGGCCGCCGACGACTACGTGGTCGACTCGGACGGTCCCGACGAACCCGCTCTCGATGCCGATCCGCGTTCGGACGCGACGGACGACGCGTCGTTTCGAGAGTTCGACTGGCCGAACGCGGAGTAA
- a CDS encoding ABC transporter substrate-binding protein, protein MSDHRTWTRRNVLRTGGAIAGVSALAGCIGGDDSGNGSDNGSSNGGPYTVSMPPVGDVEFESVPETWATNNGSWADMGVALGQKPPEAVYLTSRYHTQYYDEIPDVSVDKSGMKALWGDGSLGLEEFLELSKDVDLFVNDPNFIIGRANGWKQEDIDQIASTGTPFFGNSIFSTGYNWHDYDYLSLYEAFEKLSQVFKQEERYQAFADLHDEFQSNVEEVVPPEGERPTVAIMWADASEMGSFSPYLIGEGTSFKQWRDLEVRDAFAETDVRDFHSTRGKVGYETLLEIDPDYIMFRGQEGKTAEEFQSAIVSKMEDDDVARELSAVQNDNVHRGGPLYQGPITNFVATERAAEQVYGVDEELYDRQRVSDIVNGDF, encoded by the coding sequence ATGAGCGACCACAGAACATGGACGAGACGCAACGTGCTTCGAACGGGAGGGGCGATCGCCGGCGTAAGCGCGCTCGCCGGTTGTATAGGCGGCGACGACAGCGGAAACGGAAGCGACAACGGATCGTCGAACGGCGGTCCGTACACGGTGTCGATGCCGCCGGTCGGCGACGTCGAATTCGAGAGCGTCCCGGAAACCTGGGCCACCAACAACGGGAGCTGGGCCGACATGGGGGTTGCGCTGGGCCAGAAACCGCCCGAGGCCGTGTATCTCACCAGTCGTTACCACACGCAGTACTACGACGAAATTCCGGACGTAAGCGTCGACAAAAGCGGAATGAAGGCGCTCTGGGGCGACGGCAGTCTGGGTCTGGAGGAGTTCCTGGAACTGAGCAAGGACGTAGACCTGTTCGTCAACGATCCGAACTTCATCATCGGCAGAGCCAACGGTTGGAAACAGGAGGACATCGACCAGATAGCGTCGACCGGGACACCGTTCTTCGGCAACAGCATCTTCTCGACCGGCTACAACTGGCACGACTACGACTACCTCTCGCTGTACGAAGCCTTCGAAAAGCTGTCGCAGGTGTTCAAGCAAGAAGAGCGTTACCAGGCCTTCGCTGACCTCCACGACGAGTTCCAGTCCAACGTCGAAGAGGTCGTGCCGCCGGAAGGAGAGCGGCCGACCGTCGCCATCATGTGGGCGGACGCGAGCGAGATGGGCTCGTTCTCGCCGTATCTGATCGGCGAGGGAACGAGTTTCAAGCAGTGGCGTGACCTCGAGGTCAGGGACGCGTTCGCCGAGACCGATGTCCGGGACTTCCACAGTACGCGCGGGAAGGTCGGCTACGAAACGCTGCTCGAGATCGACCCCGACTATATCATGTTCCGCGGGCAGGAGGGCAAGACCGCCGAGGAGTTCCAGAGCGCGATCGTCTCGAAGATGGAGGACGACGACGTCGCCCGCGAACTCAGCGCCGTCCAGAACGATAACGTCCACCGCGGCGGCCCGCTCTATCAGGGCCCGATCACGAACTTCGTCGCCACCGAGCGAGCGGCCGAGCAGGTCTACGGCGTCGACGAGGAACTCTACGACCGACAGCGAGTCAGCGACATCGTCAACGGCGACTTCTGA
- a CDS encoding ABC transporter substrate-binding protein, which yields MANGTRQTRRTVLQAGAAIAGLSTTAGCLGTDESDDDGDGAYSVTMEPVGTVAFDAVPETWLAFTGDYADMGVALGQGDGLAAIGLRSRYAAHHYEELPGVTVDPDDLTQLWDGGTDKEIFYEVGADVHVVDPNFTINRLGWDRDDVDEIAETVGPFVGNTIFSASYDWHDYTRYSLYEAFEKIAEVFQERARYEAFASLHKEVLTDIHSRLPDERPEVAVLVPKSAEPEAFYPYLIDEGTQSKHWTDLRVEGALAANGVGDAQATGGTIDYETLLEIDPDVIAIRQQGAVSESEFERGIPSFMRNHDVASELRAVRNDRVIYGGMTYQGPIIHLFQLERAARGLYPDEFGDEELFDRERVAEIVTGDF from the coding sequence ATGGCGAACGGGACGCGACAGACGAGACGGACCGTACTGCAGGCAGGTGCGGCGATCGCCGGACTCAGCACGACCGCCGGCTGCCTCGGCACTGACGAGTCGGACGACGACGGCGACGGGGCGTACTCGGTGACGATGGAACCGGTCGGGACCGTCGCGTTCGACGCCGTCCCGGAGACGTGGCTGGCGTTCACGGGCGACTACGCCGATATGGGCGTCGCGCTCGGTCAGGGCGACGGACTGGCGGCGATCGGCCTGCGGAGCCGGTACGCCGCCCACCACTACGAGGAACTGCCGGGCGTCACCGTCGATCCCGACGACCTGACCCAGCTCTGGGACGGCGGAACCGACAAGGAGATCTTCTACGAAGTCGGTGCGGACGTTCACGTCGTCGATCCCAATTTTACGATCAACCGGCTGGGCTGGGATCGGGACGACGTCGACGAGATCGCGGAGACCGTCGGGCCCTTCGTCGGCAACACGATCTTCTCGGCCAGCTACGACTGGCACGATTACACGCGCTATAGCCTCTACGAGGCCTTCGAGAAGATCGCCGAGGTGTTTCAGGAGCGAGCGCGCTACGAAGCCTTCGCGAGCCTCCACAAGGAGGTATTGACGGACATCCACTCGCGACTCCCCGACGAGCGACCCGAGGTCGCGGTCCTCGTGCCGAAGTCGGCCGAGCCGGAGGCGTTCTATCCGTACCTCATCGACGAGGGGACCCAGTCCAAACACTGGACCGATCTGCGGGTCGAGGGCGCGCTCGCCGCGAACGGCGTCGGCGACGCGCAGGCGACCGGCGGCACCATCGACTACGAGACGCTCCTCGAGATCGACCCCGACGTCATCGCGATCAGACAGCAGGGCGCGGTCTCGGAGTCGGAATTCGAGCGGGGGATCCCGTCGTTCATGCGCAACCACGATGTCGCGAGCGAACTTCGGGCGGTACGGAACGATCGAGTGATCTACGGCGGGATGACCTACCAGGGGCCGATCATCCACCTCTTCCAACTCGAGCGGGCGGCTCGAGGGCTCTACCCGGACGAGTTCGGCGACGAGGAACTGTTCGACCGGGAGCGAGTCGCGGAGATCGTCACCGGCGATTTCTGA
- a CDS encoding ABC transporter ATP-binding protein, with protein sequence MARTQRDASDEPDRITDGDDVAVESALVGDDLELSYPTSEETVVECARLDIPEEAVTALVGPNGSGKSTLLKGLSSHLEPDAGTVRIHGEDLDSFGQKELARELGVLSQENDSLSSITVEDLVYHGRYPHRGFFDSVGEADRRAVERALELAGIGHLRDAELGQLSGGQKQLAWIAMVLAQDTDVLLLDEPTTFLDVHHQFRVLETIRQLNEEKGVTVAVILHDIAQAARFADYLVAMRDGELYDWGPPEEVVTEQLLADVFGVEATVEYEPELQVLPKRALPDR encoded by the coding sequence ATGGCACGCACACAGCGAGACGCGAGCGACGAACCGGATCGGATCACCGACGGCGACGACGTCGCCGTCGAGAGCGCGCTCGTCGGCGACGACCTCGAGTTGAGCTATCCGACCAGCGAGGAGACCGTCGTCGAATGTGCGCGCCTCGACATCCCCGAGGAGGCGGTGACCGCGCTCGTCGGTCCGAACGGCAGCGGCAAGAGCACGCTGTTGAAGGGGCTCTCGAGTCACCTCGAGCCCGACGCGGGGACGGTCCGGATCCACGGCGAAGACCTCGATTCGTTCGGGCAGAAGGAACTGGCGCGCGAACTGGGCGTCCTCTCTCAGGAGAACGACTCGCTGAGCTCGATCACCGTCGAGGACCTCGTCTACCACGGCCGCTACCCGCATCGCGGCTTCTTCGACAGCGTCGGCGAGGCGGATCGCAGGGCGGTCGAACGCGCGCTCGAGCTCGCCGGGATCGGGCACCTCCGGGACGCCGAGCTCGGGCAGTTAAGCGGCGGTCAGAAGCAACTGGCCTGGATCGCCATGGTCCTCGCACAGGACACGGACGTCCTCCTGCTCGACGAGCCGACGACGTTTCTGGACGTCCACCACCAGTTCCGCGTCCTCGAGACGATCCGCCAGTTGAACGAGGAGAAAGGCGTCACCGTCGCGGTCATCCTCCACGACATCGCCCAAGCGGCCCGCTTCGCGGACTACCTGGTCGCCATGCGCGACGGCGAACTCTACGACTGGGGACCACCCGAGGAGGTCGTGACCGAGCAGTTGCTCGCCGACGTCTTCGGCGTGGAAGCGACCGTCGAGTACGAGCCCGAACTGCAGGTCCTTCCCAAACGAGCGCTGCCGGACCGGTAA
- a CDS encoding FecCD family ABC transporter permease, which produces MAEAQSVGEEAVTRQREGWITGTLVLFCLASTAITVVAGLIQVSFGEYSMTFVEAWQAVFNPNVLFNLEAWSAFLFGTELPSMNTGSVVVWNLRLPRVFVAIIAGATLAVSGAIFQAVTRNELASPFVLGVSSGAGFAVLATLIVFDGLAHLLPLLATVGGAVAFLTVYVIAWKGGTSPVRLVLAGVIVNMVFQSLQQGLFFFADDLGVVQTAIAWLTGSLTGTGWDEVRIAILPAVVSIAIAIGGARQLNVLMLGERTARSLGMRVERTRFFLSVVAILAASVAIAVAGIVSFFGLVTPHIVRNTVGGDYRRLIVGCLFAGPALMVVADVGARLAIPGTQLPVGVVTGLVGGPYFLYLMRKQQSMGEL; this is translated from the coding sequence ATGGCAGAAGCGCAGTCGGTCGGTGAGGAGGCGGTCACCCGGCAGCGAGAGGGTTGGATCACGGGAACGCTCGTCCTGTTCTGTCTGGCGAGTACGGCCATTACCGTCGTCGCCGGTCTGATCCAGGTAAGCTTCGGCGAGTACTCGATGACGTTCGTCGAGGCGTGGCAGGCGGTGTTCAACCCCAACGTGCTCTTCAACCTCGAGGCCTGGTCGGCGTTCCTCTTCGGGACCGAACTCCCGTCGATGAACACCGGAAGCGTCGTCGTCTGGAATCTCAGACTGCCGCGCGTGTTCGTGGCGATCATCGCCGGCGCGACGCTCGCGGTCTCCGGTGCGATCTTTCAGGCCGTCACGCGAAACGAACTCGCGAGTCCGTTCGTGCTGGGGGTCAGTTCCGGCGCGGGATTCGCCGTCCTGGCGACGCTAATCGTATTCGACGGACTCGCGCATCTGTTACCGCTGCTGGCGACCGTCGGGGGCGCGGTGGCGTTCCTGACCGTGTACGTGATCGCCTGGAAAGGCGGGACGAGCCCCGTTCGGCTCGTCCTCGCCGGCGTCATCGTCAACATGGTGTTCCAGTCGCTCCAGCAGGGGCTGTTCTTCTTCGCGGACGACCTCGGCGTCGTCCAGACGGCGATCGCCTGGCTCACCGGATCGCTCACGGGGACCGGCTGGGACGAGGTCCGAATCGCGATCCTGCCGGCTGTCGTCTCGATCGCGATCGCGATCGGCGGCGCGCGACAGCTGAACGTCCTGATGCTCGGCGAGCGCACCGCACGCTCGCTCGGGATGCGCGTCGAACGGACTCGGTTTTTCCTCTCAGTCGTGGCCATCCTGGCCGCGAGCGTCGCGATCGCCGTCGCGGGCATCGTCAGCTTCTTCGGGCTCGTTACCCCCCACATCGTCCGCAACACGGTCGGCGGCGACTACCGGCGGCTGATCGTCGGCTGTCTCTTCGCCGGGCCCGCGCTGATGGTCGTCGCCGACGTCGGCGCGCGGCTGGCGATCCCCGGCACCCAGCTGCCGGTCGGCGTCGTGACCGGGCTGGTCGGCGGCCCGTACTTCCTCTATCTGATGCGCAAACAGCAATCGATGGGAGAGTTATAA
- a CDS encoding cupin domain-containing protein: MTEPLIRRGDEIEYEPVEAADGLEKGVLIADEHGAPNFAIRRFTLEPGGEVPKHTNDVEHEQYVLAGAYTVGIGEEEHEVEAGDSLFVPAGTVHWYRNESDEPGAFICAVPNGDDEIQVLE, translated from the coding sequence ATGACGGAGCCACTGATCCGGCGCGGCGACGAGATCGAGTACGAGCCGGTCGAGGCCGCCGACGGCCTCGAGAAAGGCGTCTTGATCGCGGACGAGCACGGCGCGCCGAACTTCGCGATCCGGCGGTTCACCCTCGAGCCCGGCGGGGAGGTGCCGAAACACACGAACGATGTCGAACACGAACAGTACGTCCTCGCGGGCGCGTACACGGTGGGTATCGGGGAGGAAGAACACGAGGTCGAGGCGGGGGACTCGCTGTTCGTTCCCGCCGGCACAGTCCACTGGTACCGCAACGAAAGCGACGAGCCCGGCGCGTTCATCTGTGCGGTCCCGAACGGGGACGACGAGATTCAGGTGCTCGAGTGA
- a CDS encoding cold-shock protein — translation MAKGTVDFFNDTGGYGFIETEDADDDVFFHMEDIGGPDLEEGQELEFDIEQAPKGPRATNVERL, via the coding sequence ATGGCGAAAGGAACCGTTGATTTCTTCAACGACACTGGCGGCTACGGATTCATCGAGACTGAGGACGCGGACGACGACGTGTTCTTCCACATGGAAGACATCGGCGGCCCGGACCTGGAAGAAGGACAGGAGCTCGAGTTCGACATCGAGCAGGCCCCCAAGGGCCCGCGCGCGACGAACGTCGAGCGCCTGTAA